In Chelonia mydas isolate rCheMyd1 chromosome 10, rCheMyd1.pri.v2, whole genome shotgun sequence, a single window of DNA contains:
- the IGFALS gene encoding LOW QUALITY PROTEIN: insulin-like growth factor-binding protein complex acid labile subunit (The sequence of the model RefSeq protein was modified relative to this genomic sequence to represent the inferred CDS: deleted 1 base in 1 codon) — protein MFFHVMVAQSPVLCLTWYWIWDALSVPSHVIFASFPLAVCCQLIFSICFVLISPSTPPADTALLLLLVSVLATGSQSPSGEAPQEPDTELLKCPSSCACSYDDYSEELNIFCSSRNLTHLPEDIPSNVKSLWLDGNNFLSVPAMAFMNLSNLDFLNLQSSQLASIEQHAFHGLKGLYHLHLERNRLKHLAPNTFLHTQNLASLSLNNNHFNKIEEGLFAGLSNLWYLNLGWNSLVVLPDRVFHNLPNLRELVLAGNKLPYLQHQIFCSLSELKELDLSGNLLKGIKLNIFVKLQKLQKLYLNHNQINAIAPRAFMGMKSLRWLDLSHNRLILLFEETFLGLLSLHVLRLSSNSITSLRPRTFKDLQFLEELQLGHNRIRSLAERTFDGLGQLEVLTLNNNQIQEIRVGAFLGLFNVAVMNLSGNCLKALPDYVFKSLTKLHSLHLENSCLSRIRPQTFSSLSCLRRLFLQHNTISMIEDESLNDLHDLLELDLKHNRLTHLSPNMFVGLNNLEYLLLSSNQLLEISHNAFSPLQRLFWLDLSSNYLEMLDNSTITPLANLRYLSIRNNSLETFSVGSLGPSPVLEQLWLEGNKWHCNCSLKELRDFSLQHPTVVPRFVQSLMEVDDSHTPVYVYNNLTCLSPPDLAGLDLREISEDHFAHC, from the exons ATGTTCTTCCATGTTATGGTTGCTCAGTCCCCAGTATTGTGCCTTACATGGTACTGG ATTTGGGACGCATTGAGTGTACCTAGCCATGTCATCTTTGCATCATTTCCTCTTGCCGTGTGTTGTCAGctaatattttccatttgttttgtcttaatctccccttccactcccccagCAGACACTGCCCTCTTGTTACTCTTGGTCTCGGTGCTGGCAACAGGGTCCCAATCTCCCAGCGGAGAAGCGCCCCAGGAGCCTGACACAGAGCTCCTAAAATGCCCCAGCTCATGTGCCTGCAGCTATGATGACTACAGCGAGGAGCTCAACATCTTCTGCAGCTCCCGGAACCTCACACACCTCCCAGAAGACATTCCCAGCAACGTTAAATCATTATGGCTGGATGGGAACAACTTCCTTTCTGTGCCAGCTATGGCCTTCATGAACCTTTCCAACCTGGACTTCCTTAACCTGCAGAGCAGCCAGCTGGCGAGCATTGAGCAGCATGCCTTCCATGGGTTAAAGGGCCTCTACCACCTGCACCTGGAACGGAATAGgctgaagcatttggcaccaaACACTTTCCTTCACACACAGAACCTCGCCTCCTTAAGCCTCAACAACAACCACTTCAACAAGATTGAGGAAGGCCTGTTTGCTGGGCTCTCCAACCTCTGGTACCTGAACCTTGGGTGGAATTCTCTAGTGGTGCTGCCTGACAGAGTGTTCCATAACCTGCCTAACCTGAGGGAACTGGTCCTGGCTGGGAACAAGCTGCCCTACCTGCAGCACCAAATCTTCTGCAGTCTCAGTGAGCTGAAGGAGCTGGATTTGAGTGGGAACTTGCTCAAGGGCATCAAGCTCAATATCTTTGTCaagctgcagaaactacagaagcTGTACCTGAACCACAACCAGATCAATGCCATCGCCCCACGTGCATTCATGGGAATGAAGTCCCTCAGGTGGTTGGACCTCTCCCACAATCGTCTCATCTTGCTCTTTGAAGAAACATTCCTGGGCCTTTTGAGCCTGCACGTGTTGCGTTTATCCAGTAATTCTATCACCAGCCTGAGGCCAAGGACTTTCAAAGACCTCCAATTCTTGGAGGAGCTACAGTTGGGACACAACAGGATCAGGAGCCTGGCAGAAAGGACTTTTGATGGGCTAGGCCAGCTGGAGGTCCTTACGCTGAACAACAACCAGATTCAAGAGATCAGGGTCGGGGCATTCCTTGGGCTTTTTAATGTCGCAGTGATGAACTTGTCCGGTAACTGCCTCAAGGCACTTCCCGACTATGTCTTTAAGAGCCTAACCAAGCTGCATAGCCTTCACCTGGAAAACAGTTGTCTCAGCAGAATCAGGCCACAAACTTTCTCCAGCCTTTCCTGCCTCCGGAGGCTCTTCTTGCAGCACAACACCATATCCATGATTGAAGACGAGAGTTTGAATGACCTGCATGATCTTTTGGAGTTGGACCTTAAGCACAACAGGCTGACTCATCTCTCCCCCAACATGTTTGTAGGCCTGAATAACCTGGAATACCTTCTCCTTTCCTCCAACCAGCTCTTGGAGATCTCTCACAATGCTTTCAGCCCACTTCAGCGTCTCTTCTGGCTCGACCTCTCCAGCAACTATTTGGAGATGCTGGACAACAGCACAATTACCCCCTTAGCAAACTTGCGGTATCTTAGCATCAGAAACAATTCTCTGGAAACCTTCTCAGTTGGCTCTCTGGGCCCTTCCCCTGTGCTGGAGCAGCTGTGGCTGGAAGGAAACAAGTGGCACTGTAATTGCTCACTGAAGGAACTGAGAGACTTTTCTTTGCAGCATCCCACAGTTGTTCCACGTTTTGTACAGTCCCTTATGGAGGTGGATGATTCCCACACACCCGTGTACGTGTACAACAACCTGACCTGCCTAAGCCCGCCAGACCTGGCAGGCCTTGACCTGAGGGAAATCAGTGAAGATCACTTTGCTCACTGCTAA